One region of Zootoca vivipara chromosome 7, rZooViv1.1, whole genome shotgun sequence genomic DNA includes:
- the LOC118089295 gene encoding mucin-2 has product MQPGMEATARRSSYSFSAVCCLLAGTFLPLPGDGQNLSSIQSGSVSHFVLPHTEAGGLGNWTIPPTAISVDSNATLASQLNVSSSVPLEPLAPTEHSSLSTTAKLQNTTHVANSSADIHLLPAATANLVEVNQTRLNDSEPISTTVLVISSTNVMATEPSQPKEVQGPTSPSQPKASTLITSGPTERRPETMSVANHDAITEGSSAEYTLAPNTTDTDGRVLTASASSTTMLTPGIVSSTLTSPRVPPVETEQTVNHVQKKTSTTDVGDGEDLPSIPEASPIGEDPLVIAVIFIFIVTVGILALMGFLRYRQRSGQLQFRRLQDLPMDDMMEDTPLSLYSY; this is encoded by the exons ATGCAGCCCGGCATGGAGGCAACAGCGCGCCGCTCCTCCTACAGTTTCTCTGCCGTTTGCTGCCTCCTCGCTGGAACCTTCCTGCCGCTGCCAG GAGATGGGCAGAATTTATCATCAATTCAATCTGGCTCTGTGTCGCACTTCGTGCTCCCTCACACGGAGGCTGGCGGCCTCGGCAACTGGACAATTCCCCCTACTGCTATAAGTGTGGATAGCAATGCCACCCTTGCTTCACAGTTAAATGTCAGTAGCTCCGTCCCGCTTGAACCTCTGGCACCTACGGAACACAGCTCCTTAAGCACAACAGCAAAACTACAGAACACAACACATGTTGCCAACAGTAGTGCTGACATCCATTTACTTCCTGCTGCAACTGCAAATTTGGTAGAAGTGAACCAGACCCGCCTGAATGATTCCGAACCCATCAGTACCACAGTCTTGGTTATTTCCAGTACAAATGTCATGGCTACAGAGCCCTCTCAGCCAAAGGAGGTACAAG GGCCGACATCTCCTTCCCAGCCAAAAGCTTCCACACTCATCACCTCAGGGCCTACAGAAAGGAGACCAGAAACTATGTCGGTGGCAAACCATGATGCTATCACAGAGGGGAGCAGTGCCGAGTACACCTTGGCTCCAAATACAACTGATACAGATGGAAGAGTGCTCACAGCGAGCGCCTCTAGCACTACCATGTTAACACCAGGCATTGTCTCCTCCACACTCACATCTCCCAGAGTCCCACCAGTGGAAACAGAGCAAACAGTGAACCACGTGCAAAAGAAGACCTCTACCACAGACGTGGGAGATGGCGAAG ACCTACCTAGTATACCAGAAGCCAGCCCAATAGGTGAGGACCCTCTGGTGATTGCAgtcatcttcatcttcattgtGACAGTGGGGATCCTGGCTCTTATGGGGTTCTTGCGGTACCGACAGCGCAGTGGTCAGCTGCAGTTCCGGCGGCTCCAGGATTTGCCTATG GATGACATGATGGAGGACACACCTCTTTCCCTCTACAGCTACTAA
- the LOC118088722 gene encoding myosin-7: protein MDWDTQLSSLLTAADSNMAKIKQRLNTASISSKADLLLDRINTESAVPTEPQTGPSPLHFTCGAHSCCRMAADELSAISKQLHSQAQVIESLTQAVHRLKQEKELQQRSISHLEEEVDRLQHSSHGSLDSVLGVRMEGLKTEFRSLRQQVFQKSDGDCTPDPFSNPGIMQDMRESKKILWQEYKCIRREMEHLKHKLDQQEDDLFHQVSATDEIKKTQRRYCQMLEDLTDSHKAQTKDLDKARNEAQSTQKELSHVKTTITDLKEQVKGLHLEDEHCASPLRDKNLRLRKKRVLLHDATLSSLLSDDSASEFSLTDVSSDELFSESEIAQLADDKISIPGLKLEKKTPGGAASGTLDTEDLSSVLTDTPPELNSSDL from the exons ATGGATTGGGACACACAGCTCAGCTCTCTCTTGACTGCAGCAGACAGCAACATGGCAAAAATTAAG CAACGTCTGAACACTGCCAGCATCTCTTCCAAAG CTGATCTCTTGCTAGACAGAATAAATACTGAGAGTGCTGTTCCGACTGAGCCACAGACTGGACCATCGCCCCTGCATTTCACATGTGGAGCTCACTCATGCTGTAGAATGGCTGCTGATGAGCTTTCTGCCATCAGCAAGCAATTGCATTCCCAAGCCCAG GTCATAGAGTCCCTCACCCAGGCAGTACATCGGCTGAAACAGGAGAAGGAACTGCAGCAGCGGAGTATCAGTCACCTAGAGG AGGAGGTGGATCGACTGCAGCACAGTTCTCATGGCAGCTTAGACTCAGTGCTGGGAGTCAGGATGGAAGGGCTGAAGACTGAGTTCCGTAGCCTTCGGCAGCAAGTGTTTCAGAAGTCAGATGGTGACTGTACTCCTGATCCTTTTTCCAACCCTGGCATCATGCAAGATATGCGGGAGAG TAAGAAAATCTTGTGGCAAGAATATAAATGCATCAGAAGAGAGATGGAACATCTGAAGCACAAACTAG ATCAACAAGAGGATGATCTGTTCCACCAAGTGTCTGCAACTGATGAGATAAAGAAGACTCAAAGAAGATACTGTCAG ATGCTGGAAGATCTGACGGACAGTCATAAAGCTCAGACTAAGGATTTGGACAAAGCTAGGAATGAGGCCCAGAGCACTCAGAAGGAACTTAGTCATGTCAA AACTACAATTACTGACCTAAAAGAACAGGTGAAAGGTCTGCACTTGGAGGATGAACACTGCGCTAGTCCACTAAGAGACAAAAACCTCCGTCTAA GAAAAAAGAGAGTTTTGCTGCATGATGCTACCTTGTCATCCCTTCTCAGTGACGATTCAGCTTCTGAGTTCAGTCTCACAGATGTCAGCTCAGATGAACTTTTTAGTGAATCAGAGATTGCACAACTTGCTG ATGACAAGATTTCCATACCAGGCTTGAAGCTGGAAAAGAAGACCCCTGGAGGGGCAGCTAGTGGCACGCTGGACACAGAAGACCTCAGCAGTGTCCTGACTGACACTCCTCCTGAGCTCAACTCGAGTGACCTTTAA